GGTGGCCTGCTTGGTTAGATGCAGGGCTTCCGACAACAGCCACCGTTCAACCGAAAAACCGGAGACCGTTTGTTGCACGACTTCGTTCAGAGATGGTGGCAGAGGTGGCGGATGTGCTGGCGGCAGCAAACGAAGGTCGGCTTTTAGATGCCCGAACATTTGACCGTTATTGTGGAGAGAATGAGGTCATTGACCCGATAGCAGGACATATTCCCGGGGCTATTTCACGTCCCTTTATCAGTAGCTTTGATGGAGAAAGGTCCGGTAAAATAAAATATTTCAAAACCATTCCAGCACTCAAAAACGAATTAAAACCCTATACTTATCCTGTTTGCTATTGTGGTTCTGGCGTGACGGCAGCACATTTGGCTCTTTCATTTGTCTATGCGGGCCTACCTATGCCGCAAATTTTTCCCGGCTCGTGGAGTGAATGGATTACTAACCCAGATCATAGGGTACAAACGGGGCCGCAGCCTTGAACTTAATACACCCTCGATGAACTTAATGCAATCTCTATGCTAAAAATTGTCAATCATCCGGTTCTAAAACGGGACCTCACGATTTTACGGGATAAAAATACCCCGCACGGAATCTTCCGGAAACTATTGGCCGATGCCTCTGCGATCTTGGCCTATGAAGCGCTCAGCCATGTTACATTGGCGGAATATCCGGTAGAAACACCCTTAGAAACAACAACAGGTTATCGGTTTGCACAGGAAATTATCATTGTGCCGATCTTACGGGCAGGGCTTGGCATGGTAGAGGGCTTTGTGCGCTTTGTACCCGAAGCCCGAATTGGTCATGTTGGGGTTTATCGTGACGAACAAACGCATCACCCCGTAGAGTATTACCTAAACTTACCAGATCATTTGCCACAGGCTGATGTTTTTATTGTGGATCCGATGCTGGCAACGGGCGGGAGTGCAATCTGGGCGATTCATATGCTCAAAGAAAAAGGGGCAAAAAAGGTACATCTGGTGAGCTTGGTGGCTGCTCCAGAAGGCGTGCAGGCGCTTGAGGCGTCACACCCTGATGTGGAAATCATTGTGGCGACTTTAGACCGCGAATTAAACGATAAAAAGTATATTTTACCCGGTCTGGGCGATGCTGGAGACCGTATTTTTGGAACCTAAGCGTTGGTTTGTTCAAATTTGTGTTGGGATTTGGGGTGGAGATATGTATCTTAATAGAAGTTCTTATGGGCTTTGTATTTATTGTTCACCTTTAAAAATTTTGCAACATGAAAAGAAACATGATCATGTCAGTATGGACGGTAATCCTGTTGGGATTTACTTCGGTTATTTTTGCACAAGATTCTCCGATTATTGGAGGCGACCAAGATGCACATGGTTGTAACCCATCCGCTGGATACACATGGTCTGCCCTGAAAAAAACGTGTATTCGTATCTTTGAAGATGGGATTGCTTTAGACCCACAGACAACTGATCTGCAAAATGGTACGAGCGCATTTGTTGTCAAAAAAACCGGAACCGATGTCAAAGTGGAGGTCTTCTTGCCAGATGCTTCCAAAGGCACTGTGTTGAATCGGGTTAAGAAAAACAAAAAAGGATCGGAA
This Bacteroidetes Order II. bacterium DNA region includes the following protein-coding sequences:
- a CDS encoding sulfurtransferase — protein: MYPVLISTQALFEHMNDPNWVILDVRHNLLKPDEGWRLFHHSHIPGAQFADLDRDLSGPAIKGKTGRHPLPDPSVLAEKISTWGIDDAVQVVVYDDFGGAFAARAWWLLHWLGHPNVAVLEGGWPAWLDAGLPTTATVQPKNRRPFVARLRSEMVAEVADVLAAANEGRLLDARTFDRYCGENEVIDPIAGHIPGAISRPFISSFDGERSGKIKYFKTIPALKNELKPYTYPVCYCGSGVTAAHLALSFVYAGLPMPQIFPGSWSEWITNPDHRVQTGPQP
- the upp gene encoding uracil phosphoribosyltransferase, with the translated sequence MSMLKIVNHPVLKRDLTILRDKNTPHGIFRKLLADASAILAYEALSHVTLAEYPVETPLETTTGYRFAQEIIIVPILRAGLGMVEGFVRFVPEARIGHVGVYRDEQTHHPVEYYLNLPDHLPQADVFIVDPMLATGGSAIWAIHMLKEKGAKKVHLVSLVAAPEGVQALEASHPDVEIIVATLDRELNDKKYILPGLGDAGDRIFGT